TGTAAAGCCTGATGATTTTGTAGCAATAATGGCAGAACGAAGTATAGAAATGATAGTTGGAATTTACGGAATAATCAAAGCAGGAGGAGCGTATGTACCAATGGATCCTAACTATCCCAAGGATAGAATAAAGTACATGCTTGAAGACTGTAAACCCAAAGCGTTAGTAGTATATAAAGTAGAAACAGAAGCAGAAATGAAAATGACAGTAATAAATCTTGAGGAAAAAGCAGTATGGCAAGGTGAAACTGCAAATTTAGAGAAGGTAAATAAGCCAAATGATTTAGCTTATTGTATATATACTTCAGGTACGACAGGTAGGCCAAAGGGTGTTATGATTGAACATAAATCATTAAATAATCATCTTCAACATATCAAGAATCATTATTTAAATGAAAAAGAATTACTTATGCCATTGTTTACGTCTGTATCCTTTGATTTAACAGTACCATCTATTTTCACTCCATTAATTAGTGGAAAAACAGTAGTCATATGCAATACAATGGATACATTTAAGGATATATTATTTAGTGGAGAAAATAAATATATTATAAAGTTAACACCATCACATTTAAGATTATTAAAAGAAATGAAAGCTATAAATAAGTCAATTAAAAGAATTATTGTAGGTGGTGAGGAATTAACTGAGAAATTAGCTAAGTCTATTAGCAAATTATGTGAAAATGAAATAGAAATAATAAATGAATATGGACCAACAGAGGCTACTGTTGGATGTACTCTTCATAGGTATAATTATGAAGGAAATTATAGAAATTCAGTGTTAATAGGAAAACCTATAAGTAATACTAAAATATTTATAGTAGATAGTAACTATAAGCTTTTACCCATAGGAGTGCCAGGTGAGATTTTCATAGGTGGAGATGGAATAGCAAGAGGATATCTTAATAGACCAGAGTTAACAGCAGAAAAATTTGTGGACAATCCATATGGAGAAGGTAAGCTGTATAGAACAGGAGATCTTGCAAGATGGCTTCCAGATGGTAATATAGAATATTTAGGCAGAATAGACGATCAAGTGAAGATAAGAGGCTTTAGAATAGAACTAAGAGAAATAGAAAGTACACTAAGAAAGATAGATAAAGTAAAAGATGCAGTGGTAATAGCAAGAGAAGATGAAAATAAAGAAAAATCAATAAATGCGTATATAGTATCAGATAAAGAGATAAATGTAAGTGAAATAAGAGAAGAACTTGAGAAAACGCTGCCTGATTATATGCTACCAGCATATATAATGCAGATAGAAAATATACCAGTAACAGCAAATGGAAAACTGGATAAGAAAGCACTTCCAAAGATAGAAGCAAAGAGCGAAAAGGAATATATAGCACCGAGAAATGATATAGAAGAAAAAGTAGTTAGTATATTTGAAGAGATATTAGGAGTAGATAGGGTAGGAATAAAGGACAGTTTCTTTGAATTTGGAGGTGACTCTATAAAGGCAATACGTGTAGTATCGAAAATGCGTGAAGCTGGATATGATGTCTCAGTAAAAGACGTAATGAAAAAATACACAGTTGAGGCTATAGCAGATAGTGCAGTATTAGAAGTAGAGAGAAAATATGAGCAAGGTGAAATCACAGGAGCAGTTATAACAACACCTATTATTGAAACCTTTGAAGGCTGGAAATTAAAAAAGCCACATCACTTTAATCAGGCAATGATGATAAAAGTTAATACAGATAATGAAAAGGAGATAAGTAAAGTACTTGACGTTTTAGTAAAGCATCATGATGTCTTACGTTCTGTGTATAGAAATAAAAAACTTGAAATATTAAGTATGATAGAAAGCAGAAAATATGATTTAAATGTGTATGATTTGAGAAATGAAAATAATACACATTATATAGTAGAAAAAGAATGTGGAAAACTTCAAAGTAGTATTAGTCTTGAGAATGGACCTCTTATGAAGGTAGGCTTATTTAAAACCCAAAGTGCAAATTATATGATGATATGTATACATCATCTTGCGGTTGATGGAGTATCCTGGAGAATATTATTGGAGGATTTCAATACAGTATTAACGCAGTTAAAAAATGGAGAAGAGATAGTATTACCTAGAAAGACAGCATCATATAAAGATTGGGGAGAAGCACTTTCTGAATATAAAAGTAGTAAGATACTGGAAAATGAAAGAGGATACTGGAGTAAAGTTGTATCTAAAATTAAGGATGGAGAAATAAAAGGAGATAGCAGCTGCATTAAAAGTGGCTATGGAAATATAAATATATCCTTTAGTAAATCAGAGACTAAGGATCTTATGTATAATGTTGGAAGAGCATTTAATACGGAGATAAATGATTTATTGATTAGTGCAATAGGAATATCTGTGAAGAAGTTAACAGGTCAGAATAAGACAGCAGTGGTGCTTGAAGGGCATGGACGTGAGGAAATTCATAAGAAAATAGATATATACAGGACAGTAGGCTGGTTTACAATTATGTATCCTATAATAGTAGAATGTACAGAAGACATACAAGAAAGCATAGTATCTACAAAGGAAATGTTAAGAAAGGTGCCAAACCATGGAATGGGTTATGGTTTGTTGAAAAGTGAGTTTGAAAAAGTAAGAGCAGATATCTATTTCAATTATCTAGGTGAAATGGATGCGGAAAATAAAAATAGTACAGATTATTCAAGTGGAATAAGTACAGCAGAAGAAAATAGGCTTCCAGGAACAATTAATATTAATGGAAGTGTAATACAAAGTCAGCTGAGTTTTTCAATAACGTATGATAAAAATAAATATATGCAGGATACTATTGAAGAATTTGCAAAGTTGTATAGAAATAGCTTAAATGAAATTATTATGTATTGTGTTAATAAGGAACAAAGAATTAGGACCATGTCGGATTATTCAAAAGAAGAAATAACAACGGAAGATTTTGAAGTGTTAACTAGTTACTTCAATTATAAGAAAGCATATGTAATGGATATATATTCACTTACTCCATTGCAAGAAGGAATATTGTATCAAAGATTACTAGATAATAAATCTAGTAATTATGTAATACAGAAAGTGTTTGCCTTTAGCGAAAAAATTGATGAGGAGAAAATTCAAGATGCACTTAAATTACTTGGAAGAAAACACGATGTACTAAGAACAGTGATAATGTATGAGAAAATATCCAAACCCAGACAAGTTGTATTAAAGAATAGAGAAATAGAATATAAAAAAGAAGACTTATCAAAATTAAATAAAGCTCAGCAGAATAAAAAAGTGTTGGAAATAGAAAAACTTGATGTTAAAAGAGGATTCAATTTACAGAAAGATAAACTTATGAGGATTAAATATATTGTTCTCGATGATGAAAGTAGTAAGCTGATCTGGACTATGCATCATATTATAGTAGACGGATGGTGTTGGTCTATAATATTCGGAGATTTTATGAGGTATTATAAAGGGCTTAAAGCTGGCAAAAGTATCTCTGAAATGGAACGAAGAGTAGATAAAGAGAAAATGGAAACAGCAGAATATGGAGAATATATAAGTTGGGTTAAAAAGCAGGATAAGGAAGAAGGAATAGAGTACTGGAAAGAATTATTATCGGATTATGATGGAGTGGCAGAAATAAAGCCAATTAAGAAAACACATCCTACAGAGGAGCAAGTAAAAGAAGCTGGAATAAATGTGCCTAAGGAAACAAGTGAAAAGTTATTTAAAGTGGCTAGATTAAATAATGTTACTATAAATAATATAGTAGAAGCAGCGTGGGGAATAGTACTTCAAAGGTATAATGGAACAAATGATGTGGTATTCGGCAAGGTAGTTTCAGGCCGTAATGCAGATATAAAAGGAATAGAGAAAACAGTAGGATTGTTTATAAATACAATTCCATTCAGAGTAAAATGCGATGAGAGAACAACAATAAGGACGCTTCTTAAAGAACTTAAGCAGCAAGGGATAGATGGAAATAGTTATGATTATTGTTCTCTTGCAGAAATACAAAATGAAACTCAGCAAAAATCAGATTTGATAAAGACAATATTTGCTTTTGAAAATTATTATGTTGACGAGAGTAATTTAAGCAGTGGTGAAGGAGCATTACAGATAAAATATGAAGCTGCAAGAGAACAAACGAATTATGCAATAACCTTAGGAGCTTATGCTAATGATGAACAATTAATGTGCAGCATTATGTATAATCCAAATGAATATGACAAGGGTGAAATAGAGATAGTACTAAACCGTCTAGAAAAAGTACTTGTGAAAATATCGAAAAATGAAGATGTTAAGGTGTCTGACATTGAAGTAATAACAGAGGATGAAAGAGAGCTAATATTAAATACCTTCAATGATACAAAAACAGATTATCCTAAGGATAAAACATTAGTAGAGTTATTTGAGGAGCAGGTAAAAAAGACACCAGATAATACAGCAGTGGTGTTTGAAGATAAACAGTTAACATATGCAGAATTAAATAGAAAAGTAAATCAAGTGGCAAGAAAACTAAGAGAGCTAAATGTAAAGCCAGATGATTTTGTAGCAATAATAGCAGAACGAAGCATAGAGATGATAGTTGGAATATACGGAATAATTAAAGCAGGAGGAGCTTATGTACCAATAGATCCTAAGTATCCAGAGGATAGAATAAAGTATATGATTCAAGATTGCAAGCCAAAGGCAATATTAGTATATAAGGCAGGAGTAAAAACGAAAGTACAAGTAATAAATCTTGAAGAAAAAACAATATGGGAGTGTGAAGGGACAAACTTTGAAAAAGTAAATAAGCCAAATGATTTAGCATGTTGTATATATACTTCAGGTACAACAGGGAAACCTAAAGGAACAATGATAGAGCATAAAAGTATAATAAGACTGGTAAAAAACTCAAATTATTTCAGGTTTGAAGATGTTAGAATGCTGCAAACTGGATCTATATCTTTTGATGCAGCTACTTTTGAAATATGGGGAACATTATTGAATGCAGGAAGATTGTATCTTGCAAATAAAAATGAATTCTTAGAAATAAAAAATTTAAAAAGAATAATAGAAGATAATAATATTAATACAATGTTTTTAACAACAGCATTATTTAATCAAATAGTAAGTATAGATTGTACAGTTTTTAATGGATTGAAAACTTTAATGTTTGGAGGAGAAAAATCTTCAGAAATTTATGTAAGAAAGCTGCTGACTAAAAATAAGAAAATTAAACTTGTTAATTTATATGGACCAACAGAAACTACGACACTTGCAACATGGTATCCTATTGAGCATAATGATATTATAGAAAAGATACCAATAGGAAAACCTGTTTCAAATACCGAAGTTTATATCCTTAGAGGATTACAACTTTGTGGAATAGGAATGCCTGGGGAATTATGTATAGCTGGAGTAGGAGTAGCAAGAGGGTATCTTAATAGACCGGAACTTACAGCAGAAAAGTTTGTGGATAATCCTTATGGAGAAGGCAAACTGTATAGGACAGGAGATCTTGCAAGGTGGCTTCCGGATGGGAATATAGAATATTTAGGAAGAATAGATGAGCAGGTAAAGATAAGAGGCTTTAGAATAGAATTAGGAGAGATAGAAAGCGCACTAAGGAAGATAGATAGAGTAAAAGATGCAGTTGTAATAGTAAGAGAAGATGAAAATAAGGAAAAATCAATAAATGCATATATAGTATCAGATGAAGAGATAAATGTAAGTGAAATAAGAGAAGAACTTGAGAAAAACCTGCCTGATTACATGATACCAGCATATATGATGCAGATAGAAAATATACCGGTAACAAGGAATGGTAAGTTAGACAAAAAAGCACTTCCAAAGATAGAAGTAAAGAGCGAAAAAGAATATATAGCACCAAGAAATGATATAGAAGCTTTAATATGTACAATATTTTCTAAAGTACTTAATGTAAAAAAGGTAGGAATAAACGATGATTTTTTTGAACTTGGAGGTCATTCATTACTTGCAATTAAATTTGAAGTCGAAATGAATAAGTACAATTTTGCTTTTAAAGTCAGAGATATATTTAAGTATAAGACACCTTATCAGATTGAGAATTATATTACAGGAGAAGAAATGGATATAAAAGATTTAGAAGAAGATGTAAATATTCCTGAAAAAGTATCTATAGACTGCAATGACAATTGTATTGATAATATAGAACCATTTAACGATATATTTTATAAAAACTGCTATTACAATGCGCTTTTCCCAGTGATTAAACATTACAACAAAAATATTTTATTATTTTTAATAAATGATGTTTTAGTATATGATTATAATGCTGAGAAAGCTTATATAGATATACAATATATAGGATGTAATCCAATAAAAGATATTCTATATGAGGAAGGAATTGATATTTGTGGAAAGGATATTTCTAATGATATCATAGATGATATTATTAAAGCTATAAAAAAAGAAAGTCCTGTTATAATAACAATAGACTGTTATTATAGTTCTATAAGGCAAGACACATACAAAAAAATTCATTGGTCACATGCATTATTAGTATACGGATTTAATTTAAATACAAAAAAATTTAATGTAATTGAGCATAGTCATAAAGATAATCTTACGTATAGCAAAGCAACTATGTCATTTGAAGATTTGAAAAATTCTTATTTGGGATATATTAAAAATTTCAGTAAAAAAGAACCAACATATTTTGAAATAGTTAATGTTAAAGAAAATAAATCTAATATGATAGCAAAAGATGAATTAGATAAATTGCAAAAGAAAACTTTGATTAAAAATATTTTGTTGAAGAAGGAAGAGTTATATAAAGGTTTGAATGAATTACAGAAATTTGTTCAAATGTATTCAGATGTAATAATAAATGAAAAAACTATAAAAGAAAAGGTTGAAAGCTATGTTGAAGGAATAAATCATATTATTAATGCTAAATATGTTGAAAAGTATAGGATAGAACATGTATTGGGAAAGAATACAACTTACTACAAAAAAATTATTGAAATAATAGAATTATGGGAGAATGTTAGAATTTATCTTGGGAGATATATGTATTCAGGAAAATTTATTGCTGAAAATTTTAAATTGAGTGTTGAAAAAATGTATAAAATAATTGAAAAAGAAAAGGAATTCATTGAAATGTTTGTTGATTCAATAATTTCGATATAATATCTATATATAAGGGAGTGTCGCAAAATGATTAAAATTAATCATGAGCGATGCTCTTTTTTTGTTTAAGCTATAAAATTGCCTAATATTTTAAATACTATATTAATTATTTGAATTTCCATGAGATTTTGACGCACTAAAATAAACCTAACTATATTATTCCATAATTAGGAAATAGTTTTTAATTCGTGAAGATACTTTTGAGTTCTTTCATTTTGGATTTTTAAATGTAATTTGTTAATGTTATATCCAAAACAAAGCAAAATAAATTCAGTTTTTACACTATTTTTTCCACGTGTTAAAAATCTTTTGAATTCATAGTCGCTTTTTAAAATTCCAAACGCACCTTCAACTTGAATAGATCTGTTCATTCTCAATTTAGTTCCCAATTCAGTTTTGATATTGTTGTATGAAATTTGACGCTTTTTAATAAAAGTCTTTGAAACCTGCATTTTTCGGTTATTCTTTGCTTTTGTGCACTTTGATTTCAAAGTGCAGTTATCGCAATTTTCACATTCATAAACAGTAACCTCAGACGTATACCCACTTGCAGATTTTTTATGAATAATATATGATGGGAATAATTTTCTATTATTATGACAAATATATGTATCTGTTTTAACATCATATTTCATATTTTCACGCTTACTGATGTCGTTTTTAAAACTTCTTTTTTTCCATTTCTCATAAGTTTGAGGTTTTATATATGGTATTTGATTATTAGACTCTAAAAACAAATAGTTTTCTTCACTTTCGTAACCAGAATCTGCAATCACATTAGTATATTTATGACCAATTTTTTCTTGCATATTAGTAATCATTGGTATTAATGTTGCTATATCATTTCTATCATCAAATACTCCAACACCAGTTACATATTCACTATCAACTGCTATTTGTACATTATAGGCAGGTTTTAATTGACCATTTCTCATATGATCATCTTTCATATGCATGAAAGTTGCATCAGTATCAGTTTTAGAATAGCTATTTCTTTTTGAAAATATTTTCTTACTTAAATTATATTTTTCTTGTCTTTCTTTATATTGTGATAGTTGTTCTATCCACTTTTGAATTGCAGTTTTTCTTTTACCGATTCCATGAACAAACTCTATATTTCTTTTTTCTTTTTCAAATAAAAGCCATTGAAGAATTTTGTTTATATCATCAATCAAAGTTTCTCTCTCAATAGTGAATTTCATTAATCTTTCAAGATTAATGGTTTTAACAAGAGCAATAATTTTATCAAACATCTTACCTTCATTTTTATAAATAGCTTTCTTCCAAACAAAAGTATATCGGTTGGCATTTGCCTCAATTTTAGTACCATCGATAAATACATTTTCAAATAATAATTCTTTTTCTTTAGCTAAATAGTTAACTTGTTGATAAAATAAATCTTCAATCACTTCATTTGAAAGATATTTTTTTCGAAATCTACTTATAGTAGCGTGATCAGGTGCTTTAAAGCCTTGAAGTAGCCATTTGAAATTTATATCTCTTTTGCATGCTTTTTCTATCTTTCTACTTGAATAAATATTTTGAGAATAAGCATAAGATATTATTTTGAACATGATTTTGGGTTCAACTGCTGATTTTCTTCCTACGGAAGAATACGCCTTGTACAATTTTTTATAATTTAATCCCTCCAACAAATAGCTTAGCAAACGAACCGAATCATCTTCTGGTATTAAGTTTTCTAAATTTAATGGTAATATAAGTTGCAAATTATCATTAAATTGATTATAATTTTTTGTGTATAATTTAGTTACATTCATAATTTAATTATACAATCAATGTGAGTTCTTCGGAACTCACATTTTTTATATACAACAAAGGAGCTATTGCAAAACTATTTTTTAGTTTTGCAACAGCCCCTTAATTTTTTTTGGTATAATTATCATTTTGTGAGAAATAATAAAATCAATACATATTATTTTATAAAGGTTGTGCTTTTATGAATATTGGTTGGAACGTAGAGACATTTTTTTTGATTACAGGAACAGTACTTTCGACTATTGGCTCTATATTTATTATGAAAAATAATTGGAAGCAGTATGGAATTCTATATATTTCAAGTGGAGTTGTAGGAGAATTATTATGTTACTTTTTTATTATTACAGGACTATATGTATATCCCTATAGAATATTGCCTCAAATATCACAAATGCCATTAACATTAATTATGACTATGTTTCCTTTCTATGTTATGTTTGGTGTTAGATATAGCCCTGCTAGATGGGCATACAAAATTCCATTCTACTGGGTGCTAGTTCATATTGGAATGTTCGGAGAAGTTATTGCACAAAACTTTACAAGGGTCATTAAGTATAATAGGTTTTGGGATACATGGGATTCTTATACCTGGTGGTGGCTGTTTTTGTTAATTTTTGAGGTGATTGGTGGTATATTGGTATCTAAAGAATATAGAAAACCTATTGATGAAGGTGTATTTACATATGGTAAATTAGGATGGTTTATTGTACATTTTATTTTAATTAGTACTGTTTTTCTGGCAGGATTTTTTATGGGAATGAAGACTTTAAAATAAGTATAATAATTATTAAAGTCTAACAAATAATATTATTTTTCGCTAGACTTATTTTATTGTCTATGGAATTAATATGGAGGAATTATGAATACTTGATTTATACAGCAGAAAATTGATGAATTTAAAATTAAAAAATTCATCAATTTTGCGTTAAGTAAAAAGATTTATATGTAAAAATAACTCTCTTTGATAAAATCAATTTGTTTTGAAATAATGTGAAGTAGTTGTGAAGAAGTCTCTTTTTTTCCATGTTTAATCCAAACCAACAATATGCCAATAAAAATACTACTACGTATTGTTATAAAGTATTCATAACTGGTATTGGGAAGTGGTTGTAACTTACCAAAGAAGTCTAAGATAGTTAAAGAGTTTTTTTGATGACAAGCATATATAATATCCACTCTGTTAATAGAAAGTAATTGTTCTAATATAGTACTGTGTTCAGTCCAATAATCCAAAAAACAAAGTAGAAGACCTTCTTTTTTATGTTTGTATACTTCGTTTTTGAAAAATATAGTAGTCACATCTTGAAAACAGCAATCACACTGCCAATGTAATACATCAATTAGATGATCGAAGCCTCGATAAAAGGTAGCACGTCCTACTGTAGATGCTTGTTGTATATCGGTGATTGTTATTTTATCAAAAGTTTTTTTTTTCAAACAATATGATAGTCCTTGATAAATCATATTTGCTGAAGTTTTAGCACGTTTATCTTCTTTAATATGATACATTTTTACACCTTCTGTATTGTAAGTTATGGAACTATTGTATTATAACACGAAAATTGTTAAACTTGAAATGCAATGAGATTTTATGTTACAAGAGTAATTAAAATATGAAAAGGAGGAAGGATGCTATGTCTAAAATAATGTTTGTTACTCAACCAACTATGGGACATACAAATGCTATATTAAGTATTGCAGTAAGATTAAAAGAACTTGGACATGAAGTCCTCTTCGTGATTCCTAATGCAAAGAGAATTCCTAAAAAAATAATTAATAGGCTTCCTGATTATGTTAAAACTTCATTATCAATACCTGGAAAGGTAAGAGCAAATGGAATTAATTGTGTTAGTATAGATATGCCTATTAAAGTACTTTTTAAATATATGATATTGCCTTTTGCTAAGCGGTTTACAGAAACTCAGTATGCAATGAATGTATTTTCAGATTGTTTATATAAATATTCTAAACTAATTGAAGGTATTGTTTTAAGAGAAAAACCAGATGTTATAGTCAATGATTTTTTCTTTTTTCCTCCATATATAGTTGCAGAAAGGTATGATATACCATGCGTAACTATATATCACAGTGGATTGCCTTTTAGAGGAGATGGCATACCACCATTCGGAAGTGGACTTGCTATAAATGGAAATTGGGGAGTGAAGGGAAAGTTGTACGCCATTCTTTCAAGAAATACTAATAAACTAGTAACAAAGAGATATAT
The Clostridium felsineum DSM 794 DNA segment above includes these coding regions:
- a CDS encoding IS1182 family transposase, with amino-acid sequence MNVTKLYTKNYNQFNDNLQLILPLNLENLIPEDDSVRLLSYLLEGLNYKKLYKAYSSVGRKSAVEPKIMFKIISYAYSQNIYSSRKIEKACKRDINFKWLLQGFKAPDHATISRFRKKYLSNEVIEDLFYQQVNYLAKEKELLFENVFIDGTKIEANANRYTFVWKKAIYKNEGKMFDKIIALVKTINLERLMKFTIERETLIDDINKILQWLLFEKEKRNIEFVHGIGKRKTAIQKWIEQLSQYKERQEKYNLSKKIFSKRNSYSKTDTDATFMHMKDDHMRNGQLKPAYNVQIAVDSEYVTGVGVFDDRNDIATLIPMITNMQEKIGHKYTNVIADSGYESEENYLFLESNNQIPYIKPQTYEKWKKRSFKNDISKRENMKYDVKTDTYICHNNRKLFPSYIIHKKSASGYTSEVTVYECENCDNCTLKSKCTKAKNNRKMQVSKTFIKKRQISYNNIKTELGTKLRMNRSIQVEGAFGILKSDYEFKRFLTRGKNSVKTEFILLCFGYNINKLHLKIQNERTQKYLHELKTIS
- a CDS encoding TetR/AcrR family transcriptional regulator C-terminal domain-containing protein, which codes for MYHIKEDKRAKTSANMIYQGLSYCLKKKTFDKITITDIQQASTVGRATFYRGFDHLIDVLHWQCDCCFQDVTTIFFKNEVYKHKKEGLLLCFLDYWTEHSTILEQLLSINRVDIIYACHQKNSLTILDFFGKLQPLPNTSYEYFITIRSSIFIGILLVWIKHGKKETSSQLLHIISKQIDFIKESYFYI
- a CDS encoding CBO0543 family protein; translation: MNIGWNVETFFLITGTVLSTIGSIFIMKNNWKQYGILYISSGVVGELLCYFFIITGLYVYPYRILPQISQMPLTLIMTMFPFYVMFGVRYSPARWAYKIPFYWVLVHIGMFGEVIAQNFTRVIKYNRFWDTWDSYTWWWLFLLIFEVIGGILVSKEYRKPIDEGVFTYGKLGWFIVHFILISTVFLAGFFMGMKTLK